CAGGCCGAAATCCAGCTTCAGGACATTTCGCACGCTGAGCACCACGCCCAGGAGTTGCAGAAAAAAGGACGCGAGCTGATCGCGGAGAACCGTTACGATGAGATTTCCGAAGAGATGATGCCTGATGATGTCTTGCAGCAGCAGATGGAGGATCTCGGACAGCAGGTGCGACAGAAAAAAGAGGAGCTGGAAAGCATTGTCGTCGAAACCGCCGAAGAGGTCGCCCAGCTCAAGGCGGTTCTCTCAGAACAAAGATCGGTGGTCGCCCAGCAAGCGAAGCGCCTGCTCGACAAGTACGATCATCTCAAGAGCGGCTCGATACAGAATGCTGTGGTCAAGCTTGACCGTCAGGCCTGCTCCGGTTGCAACACCAGGGTTCCAACCAACCGCCATACCCTGATCGTGCAGGGCGGTTTTTACGTTTGTGAATCGTGCGGCCGCATTGTGGTGCACGAACGGCTCTTCGATGAAGCCGCGGCCAGCGGCCAGCAGTAACAGCCCCAACAAACTGCCGAAACAGATTGCTCCTTTCGGCACGCCTGATGTTCTTCTACATTGCTGAAACCGCAAGCGTGCAGTCGCTGTATGGTATAACCATGCAGAGGAAAGTCCGAACTTCACAGGGCAGGGTGCCGGTCGAGAACGTTTGTTCAAGACCGGGGGCAGCGGCGCAAGCTGTCTGTCACAGAGAGTGCAACAGAAAGCAAACCGCTCCGGCTTAAACCGGAGTAAGGGTGAAAAGGGGGTGTAAGAGACCACCAGGCAGGTCAGCAATGCCCTGCGCTATGAAAACCTCCCCGAAGCAAGGCCAAATAAGGAAGCATTTCCTGCAAGGGAAGAAGGGTTGCCCGCCCAATGTTTCCGGGTAGGCCGCATCAGATAAATGGCTGCAACATCACTACTTGATGGTGATGGACAGAATTCGGCTTACAGCTTCGGTTTCGGCTTTTCTTTTCCCGCCCGGCTCCCGCATCATTCTCCGTTTTTTAGCACGTCTTTCACCTTATCCAGAAGCACCGGAACCGGAAACGGCTTCAGCAGAAATGACAGCCCCGTATCGAGTACGCCGTGCCGGGAAATGATGTCCTTGGGGTACCCCGACATGTAGATCACCTTGATGCCAGGCATGAAGTCACACACCTTTTCATAGAGCATCCGCCCGTTCATGCCGCGCATGACCAGATCAGTCAGTAACAGCTCGGGCTTGAAATCGCCTTTTTCAAGCAGCTCCAGCGCCGCTTGTCCGTTCTCCGCCTCACGGGTTTCGAATCCCTCTTCGTCTAAAGCCTGAACGACGAATTTGCGAACAATCTCGTCATCCTCGACAACCAGCACTTTTGCCCCCTCGCCTTTCTGATGCGGCTTTGGCTTAACCGGCTGAAGCGGCTCAGGTTCGCTCTCCCGGAGAGGGAAGCATACCCTGAACGAGGCTCCAGAACCAGCCTCACTCCCCGCCTGAATGATGCCTCCATGCTGCCTGACAATACCATAAACCGTCGAAAGACCGAGACCAGTCCCCCGCCCTTTGCAGGCAAGCGTCTCCTGATCGATCCCCGTGCCCGTATCGCAAACGGTCAAAACAGCATAGTCTCCGCTGGGCAACCCTTCGAAATATTTCTCCTGCCCCTTGCCGATCACCATCGTTGAAGTCTTCACGGTTAATTCTCCACCCGATGGCATCGCATCCTCGGCGTTGACCGCAAGATTCATGATAATCTGTTTGATCTGGCCAACATCTCCTTGAATGACCAGCCTCCCGTCATGCAGATGATACCGAATATTGATATCGTCCCGGATGGTTCTGCGGAGCAACTGCTCGAAATCCCTGACAACCCGGTTGAGGTCAAGCATTCTGAATTCAAGCGTCTGGCGGCTGCTGAAGGCCAGGAGCTGCTGAACAAGACCGCGCGCCCTGAGCGCCGCATGATGAATGACCTCGATGCGCTTGTGGCGTTTGTCGGTCTCAGGGAAACTGTTTGAAAGCATCTCGGAATAACCGAGCACTGGCGTCAGAAGATTGTTCAGGTCATGGGCGATGCCGCCCGCCAAGCGGCCGATCGATTGGATCTTCTG
The nucleotide sequence above comes from Chlorobaculum tepidum TLS. Encoded proteins:
- a CDS encoding response regulator; the protein is MLGYSEMLSNSFPETDKRHKRIEVIHHAALRARGLVQQLLAFSSRQTLEFRMLDLNRVVRDFEQLLRRTIRDDINIRYHLHDGRLVIQGDVGQIKQIIMNLAVNAEDAMPSGGELTVKTSTMVIGKGQEKYFEGLPSGDYAVLTVCDTGTGIDQETLACKGRGTGLGLSTVYGIVRQHGGIIQAGSEAGSGASFRVCFPLRESEPEPLQPVKPKPHQKGEGAKVLVVEDDEIVRKFVVQALDEEGFETREAENGQAALELLEKGDFKPELLLTDLVMRGMNGRMLYEKVCDFMPGIKVIYMSGYPKDIISRHGVLDTGLSFLLKPFPVPVLLDKVKDVLKNGE
- a CDS encoding zinc ribbon domain-containing protein, encoding MDHTKINLIVRLQHIDNMIENIMSLQKGLPEEISALEEDLAFTSRQIEARKKIADERQKLRERLNSVIHDCKEKIKSFKEKQTLARNNKEYDALSKQIEYEEKEIAQAEIQLQDISHAEHHAQELQKKGRELIAENRYDEISEEMMPDDVLQQQMEDLGQQVRQKKEELESIVVETAEEVAQLKAVLSEQRSVVAQQAKRLLDKYDHLKSGSIQNAVVKLDRQACSGCNTRVPTNRHTLIVQGGFYVCESCGRIVVHERLFDEAAASGQQ